In Candidatus Desulforudis audaxviator MP104C, a genomic segment contains:
- a CDS encoding hydrogenase maturation protease gives MVRLKKAVIVGLGDVVWGDMGAGSYVIEALSQENLGMNVDLADIGSEVLNLEVHLYRKDYAILVYALARGYPGGHISQLAYQESLRLWQGFFCGGMRPVYERLLLAKRYGVMPPAVTLVVIEPQVVCYGLGLSGKVRPAIRKAARLIKKDLERRGFLPSPPAAPLLRYRLDLLQMTI, from the coding sequence ATGGTACGGTTGAAAAAGGCGGTGATCGTGGGCCTGGGAGATGTGGTTTGGGGCGATATGGGGGCAGGGTCATATGTGATCGAGGCGCTTTCCCAGGAGAACCTGGGTATGAATGTCGATTTGGCGGATATAGGTTCCGAGGTACTTAATCTGGAAGTGCACCTCTATCGGAAGGACTATGCGATTCTGGTGTACGCCCTGGCAAGAGGATACCCTGGCGGGCACATATCCCAATTAGCATATCAGGAATCGCTCCGTTTATGGCAGGGGTTCTTCTGTGGCGGCATGCGGCCGGTGTATGAGAGGCTTCTGCTGGCGAAGCGTTACGGCGTCATGCCGCCCGCGGTGACGCTGGTCGTTATCGAGCCGCAAGTGGTGTGTTACGGCCTGGGCTTGTCCGGGAAGGTCCGGCCCGCCATCCGCAAAGCGGCACGCTTGATCAAGAAAGACCTGGAGCGGCGCGGGTTTTTGCCGTCACCCCCGGCAGCACCCCTGCTGCGGTACCGGTTGGATCTGCTTCAAATGACTATCTAG
- a CDS encoding [FeFe] hydrogenase, group A — MERFMEQQREMTRRAFFKMMAGLGLAGWAVTAGGCLRPAELPAGVEDLPPYHHRVASAWPAQVRGCVPIDPVSPSLVQDHRKCNLCGQCLDVCRNTQSVVGYYDLPLVDEIICINCGQCALVCPTGAISERDDTEKVWQALEDPGRFVVVQTAPATRVSLGEEFGLPPGTWVAGKQVAALRRLGFDAVWDTNFTADLTIMEEATELIKRIKGELPGHPLPLLTSCSPGWVKFCEYFYPNLLPHMSSCKSPQQMFGALAKTYYAEKKNIDPEKIFSVSIMPCTAKKFEAQRPEMNASGLYRGTPSIRDVDAVLTTRELARMLKQKGIDLAGLPEEDYDPLMGKCTGGAIIFGATGGVMEAAVRTAFFFITGNEPPSDLLNLTPVRGLEGVKEGALDVPGVGTLRIAVCHGLANGRRVLEAMRDGRAPWHFVEFMACPGGCIGGGGQPRTAVPPTDEIRAKRIAALYHADARWERRLSHENPEILTLYQEFLEHPMSELAEELLHTEYVSRGHQLRARKAAVALG; from the coding sequence ATGGAGCGCTTTATGGAACAGCAAAGGGAGATGACCAGGCGAGCGTTTTTCAAGATGATGGCCGGGCTTGGTTTGGCCGGCTGGGCCGTCACGGCGGGCGGCTGTCTGCGCCCTGCGGAGCTACCGGCGGGGGTGGAGGATTTGCCTCCTTACCACCACAGAGTGGCGAGTGCGTGGCCCGCACAGGTACGCGGATGCGTGCCCATCGATCCGGTCAGTCCGTCGCTTGTCCAGGACCACCGGAAGTGCAATCTGTGCGGCCAGTGTCTCGACGTTTGTCGGAACACGCAGAGCGTTGTCGGCTATTACGATCTGCCGCTGGTGGATGAGATCATATGCATCAACTGCGGCCAGTGTGCGCTGGTTTGTCCCACCGGGGCCATAAGCGAAAGGGACGATACGGAGAAGGTGTGGCAAGCACTCGAAGATCCCGGCCGGTTTGTTGTGGTCCAAACTGCACCGGCCACGCGCGTGTCGCTCGGCGAGGAGTTCGGTCTGCCGCCCGGAACCTGGGTTGCGGGCAAGCAGGTGGCCGCCCTGAGGCGCCTTGGGTTCGATGCGGTTTGGGATACCAACTTCACTGCCGACCTGACGATCATGGAAGAAGCGACGGAATTGATCAAACGCATCAAGGGAGAGTTGCCGGGGCATCCGCTGCCCCTGTTGACTTCCTGCAGCCCGGGATGGGTGAAGTTCTGTGAGTATTTCTACCCGAACCTTTTGCCACACATGTCCAGTTGCAAGTCACCGCAACAGATGTTTGGGGCCCTGGCCAAGACTTACTACGCCGAGAAGAAGAACATTGATCCCGAAAAGATCTTTTCAGTTTCCATAATGCCGTGTACCGCGAAGAAGTTCGAGGCGCAGCGCCCGGAGATGAACGCCAGCGGCCTCTACCGGGGTACGCCGTCGATACGGGACGTGGACGCCGTTCTCACCACCCGGGAACTGGCCAGGATGTTGAAACAAAAGGGCATCGATCTTGCCGGTTTGCCGGAGGAAGACTACGATCCGCTGATGGGCAAGTGCACCGGCGGCGCGATCATTTTCGGCGCCACCGGCGGGGTGATGGAGGCGGCTGTGCGTACGGCTTTCTTCTTCATTACCGGCAACGAACCACCGTCTGACCTTCTCAACCTTACCCCGGTGCGTGGCCTGGAAGGAGTAAAGGAGGGAGCCTTGGACGTTCCCGGTGTCGGGACTCTGCGCATCGCGGTCTGCCACGGCCTGGCCAACGGCCGCCGGGTGCTGGAGGCAATGCGTGACGGCCGCGCCCCGTGGCACTTCGTGGAGTTTATGGCTTGTCCGGGCGGGTGTATCGGCGGCGGCGGGCAGCCGCGCACGGCGGTGCCGCCGACGGACGAGATACGAGCCAAGCGGATCGCCGCTCTTTATCACGCGGATGCACGGTGGGAAAGGCGGCTAAGCCACGAAAATCCGGAAATTCTGACCCTTTATCAGGAATTCCTGGAGCACCCGATGAGCGAACTGGCGGAAGAATTGCTTCACACCGAGTACGTGTCGCGGGGGCATCAGCTCCGGGCGCGTAAAGCGGCAGTGGCGCTAGGATAA
- a CDS encoding transposase, giving the protein MAIIPQQRLFGWQEIDELGDLERFLLVVNHLPDEQLMQKLERERGKGRDDYPVRAVWNSILAGIVFQHVSVESLRRELCRNGQLRELCGFDPARGEDAVPPSYIYSRILVKLMRHADEVENIFTRLVDEIRVLLPDFGRILAIDSKAVSSLARGKKRDEEEKVQKPDGRRDTDADWGRKTYRGRKKGGTLWEKVVWWFGYKLHLVVDAVYELPVGFAVTKASASDVKEGHILIDRVAKEHPEIVARCEALAADKAFDDIKLNVKLWDEYRIKPVIDIRNTWRDGEETWLVTGKENIVYDYRGTVYCCCPETNKRREMAFGGFEKDRETLKYRCPARHYGVECRGMEQCAATGGIRIPLVEDRRIFTPLARSSYKWKTLYKKRTAVERVNARLDEAYGFEKHFIRGLKKMKLRCGLALMVMLAMAVGRLRQKQGIDLRSLVKAA; this is encoded by the coding sequence ATGGCCATTATACCACAACAGCGGCTTTTTGGGTGGCAGGAAATCGACGAACTCGGTGACTTGGAACGTTTTTTGCTTGTAGTGAACCACCTGCCCGATGAGCAGTTGATGCAAAAGCTGGAGAGAGAGCGTGGTAAGGGACGGGATGATTACCCGGTGCGGGCGGTTTGGAACTCCATCCTGGCCGGGATCGTATTTCAGCACGTGTCTGTGGAGAGCCTGCGGCGGGAACTCTGCCGGAACGGCCAGTTGCGGGAACTTTGCGGTTTTGATCCGGCCCGGGGCGAGGATGCCGTTCCGCCTTCTTACATATACAGCCGCATCTTGGTGAAACTGATGCGGCACGCCGACGAAGTGGAAAACATATTTACGCGGCTGGTGGATGAAATAAGAGTGCTGCTACCGGATTTCGGTCGAATTTTGGCCATAGACAGCAAAGCCGTCAGCAGTCTGGCCCGGGGCAAAAAGCGGGATGAAGAAGAGAAGGTCCAAAAGCCTGACGGGCGCCGGGACACCGATGCGGACTGGGGCCGGAAAACATACCGGGGGCGTAAGAAAGGCGGCACCCTATGGGAAAAAGTCGTGTGGTGGTTTGGCTACAAACTCCACCTTGTAGTTGACGCTGTTTATGAACTGCCGGTGGGATTTGCGGTGACAAAGGCGTCGGCCAGCGACGTGAAAGAGGGACATATACTCATTGATCGGGTGGCGAAAGAGCATCCGGAGATTGTGGCCCGCTGCGAGGCATTGGCGGCGGACAAAGCCTTTGACGACATCAAGCTAAACGTGAAACTCTGGGACGAATACCGGATCAAGCCCGTGATTGACATCCGCAACACGTGGCGGGACGGCGAGGAGACGTGGCTTGTAACCGGTAAGGAGAACATCGTTTACGATTACCGTGGAACGGTTTATTGTTGCTGCCCCGAGACAAACAAACGTCGCGAGATGGCCTTCGGGGGATTTGAGAAAGACCGGGAAACCTTGAAATACCGCTGTCCGGCCCGGCACTACGGAGTAGAGTGCCGGGGCATGGAACAATGTGCCGCAACCGGTGGGATACGTATTCCCCTGGTGGAAGACCGGCGGATCTTCACCCCGCTGGCGCGGTCCAGCTACAAGTGGAAAACACTCTACAAAAAGCGTACGGCGGTAGAAAGGGTAAATGCCCGCCTGGACGAGGCCTACGGATTTGAAAAGCATTTCATTCGGGGCTTGAAGAAGATGAAGCTACGTTGCGGGTTGGCCCTGATGGTGATGCTGGCGATGGCCGTGGGCCGACTGCGACAAAAACAAGGAATAGACTTAAGGAGCCTGGTGAAGGCGGCCTGA
- a CDS encoding 4Fe-4S dicluster domain-containing protein produces MHCLEPICFETCFVHAYRKTPEGPVIYAHPEICVGCRYCQLACPFRVVGVEWEDVFSRIGKCPMCYGRVKDGQPPACVEVCPTKALEFGKRGTLLAMARERIKKHPDRYVDHIFGEQEVGGTSWLYISDVPFEELGFNTNVMHKGIPQYTWKYVSKAPILAIGLPIAFAALYTYTKRRAENEDGGH; encoded by the coding sequence TTGCACTGCCTGGAGCCGATCTGCTTCGAGACTTGTTTCGTCCACGCCTACCGGAAGACACCGGAGGGCCCGGTGATTTACGCCCATCCGGAGATCTGTGTCGGCTGCCGGTACTGCCAGTTGGCCTGCCCGTTCCGCGTCGTTGGAGTCGAGTGGGAAGATGTGTTCTCCCGGATCGGCAAGTGCCCCATGTGTTACGGGCGGGTGAAGGACGGGCAGCCGCCGGCCTGTGTGGAGGTCTGCCCGACCAAGGCCCTGGAGTTCGGCAAGCGCGGCACACTGTTGGCGATGGCGCGGGAACGGATCAAAAAGCATCCGGACAGGTACGTCGACCACATCTTCGGCGAGCAGGAAGTGGGCGGCACGTCCTGGCTGTACATCTCCGACGTTCCTTTTGAGGAACTTGGTTTCAACACCAATGTGATGCATAAGGGCATTCCGCAGTATACCTGGAAATACGTCAGCAAGGCGCCCATCCTTGCTATTGGCCTGCCGATCGCCTTTGCGGCGCTATACACCTACACCAAGCGCCGTGCCGAGAACGAAGACGGCGGTCACTAG
- a CDS encoding NADH-ubiquinone oxidoreductase-F iron-sulfur binding region domain-containing protein, whose protein sequence is MHSGNADQKVVAELARSLLALVRDESCGECLPCWHGVRQITAVLDKVGNESPLGTEELAAVGELARTVGQGAKCGVGRIGGRLVLELLSRYPSVFQAGA, encoded by the coding sequence ATGCATAGCGGTAACGCCGATCAAAAAGTGGTCGCGGAGCTGGCCCGGTCTTTGCTGGCTTTGGTCCGCGACGAGTCTTGTGGTGAGTGTCTTCCCTGCTGGCACGGAGTCAGGCAGATTACGGCGGTTCTCGATAAGGTTGGCAACGAAAGCCCGCTCGGTACGGAGGAATTGGCCGCAGTCGGCGAGTTGGCGCGCACCGTCGGTCAGGGTGCCAAATGCGGAGTGGGGCGCATCGGGGGCAGGCTGGTGCTGGAACTCCTGTCGCGCTATCCCTCCGTATTTCAGGCCGGTGCATGA
- a CDS encoding NADH-dependent [FeFe] hydrogenase, group A6: protein MSTFALTIDGQRIEVEPGTMILDAAAQVGVKIPTLCYLKDIGHDVGACRICTVEVEGEKELKTACNTPAAAGMVVRTNTPAIREARKVTMELILTNHPMECPICVRNGLCELQDLAATFGIREVRFPRTQPVYPVDDSSVAIIRDPNKCILCRRCVTVCQQVQSVSAIEFKKVDGEAVVAPVLRAPLAETNCVNCGQCILVCPVGAIYERDETARVWAALADPQKHVVVQTAPATHVSIGDMFGMPTGTDITGKMVAALRRFGFDAVFDTNFTADLTIMEEGSELLERINNGGVLPQITSCSPGWIKYVEHFYPELLPHLSTCKSPQQMLGALAKTYYAKKKGIDPADVFVVSIMPCTAKKFEAARPEMNDSGHQDVDVVLTSRELGRMIKEAGLDFANLPDEDYDEPMGIGSGAGQIFGATGGVMEAALRTAYELVTGRTLDRIDFEDIRGLKGIKEAAVPVDGLDVKVLVSHGLSNAEILMNKLRAGELKDYHFIEIMCCPGGCIGGGGQPIKTGTLDRERRIAGTYSRDKALQLRKSHENPQVKKLYEEYLEKPLGHRSHELLHTTYVARGWRPRVE, encoded by the coding sequence GTGAGTACTTTTGCTCTGACCATTGATGGACAACGAATTGAGGTGGAGCCGGGGACGATGATCCTGGACGCGGCAGCGCAAGTGGGGGTCAAGATACCTACCCTGTGCTACCTGAAGGATATCGGTCATGACGTTGGCGCCTGCCGTATCTGCACCGTCGAAGTCGAAGGGGAGAAGGAACTCAAAACCGCCTGCAACACCCCGGCGGCGGCCGGGATGGTCGTCCGCACCAACACCCCGGCGATACGCGAGGCGCGGAAGGTAACCATGGAACTGATCCTGACCAATCATCCCATGGAATGTCCCATCTGCGTTAGGAACGGTCTGTGTGAACTGCAGGATCTGGCGGCGACGTTCGGCATCCGGGAAGTGCGCTTTCCGCGGACGCAGCCTGTTTACCCCGTCGACGACTCTTCGGTGGCGATCATCCGCGATCCGAACAAGTGTATTCTCTGCCGCCGCTGCGTCACGGTGTGCCAGCAGGTTCAAAGCGTGAGCGCCATCGAGTTTAAGAAGGTAGACGGCGAGGCCGTGGTTGCTCCGGTCCTCAGGGCGCCGCTTGCGGAGACCAACTGTGTGAACTGTGGGCAGTGTATCCTGGTCTGCCCGGTGGGTGCCATCTACGAGCGTGATGAGACCGCCCGGGTCTGGGCGGCCCTGGCCGACCCGCAGAAACACGTGGTGGTCCAGACGGCGCCGGCGACTCATGTTTCCATCGGGGATATGTTCGGTATGCCGACGGGTACGGACATCACCGGCAAGATGGTGGCAGCTTTGCGGCGGTTCGGCTTCGATGCCGTGTTCGACACCAACTTTACGGCCGACCTGACCATCATGGAAGAGGGTTCCGAGCTTCTCGAACGGATCAACAATGGCGGCGTCCTGCCGCAGATCACTTCGTGCAGCCCCGGCTGGATCAAGTATGTCGAACACTTCTACCCGGAGCTTTTGCCGCATCTTTCCACCTGTAAATCGCCCCAGCAGATGCTGGGGGCGCTGGCGAAGACTTACTACGCCAAGAAAAAGGGGATCGACCCCGCCGACGTATTTGTCGTTTCGATCATGCCCTGCACTGCCAAAAAGTTCGAGGCGGCGCGGCCGGAGATGAACGACAGCGGCCACCAGGACGTGGATGTGGTACTGACCTCGCGCGAACTGGGCCGGATGATCAAAGAAGCCGGCCTGGACTTCGCCAACCTGCCCGACGAGGACTATGACGAACCGATGGGCATCGGCAGTGGCGCCGGCCAGATTTTCGGAGCCACGGGCGGCGTAATGGAGGCGGCTCTACGCACCGCGTACGAGTTGGTTACAGGAAGGACGTTAGACCGGATTGACTTTGAAGACATCCGGGGCCTGAAGGGGATCAAGGAAGCGGCGGTGCCTGTTGACGGCCTTGACGTCAAGGTGCTGGTGTCCCACGGATTGAGCAACGCGGAGATCCTGATGAATAAGCTTCGCGCCGGGGAGCTCAAAGATTACCACTTCATTGAGATTATGTGCTGTCCCGGCGGATGTATCGGGGGCGGCGGCCAGCCGATCAAGACCGGTACCCTGGACCGTGAGCGGCGGATCGCCGGGACCTACTCGCGCGACAAGGCGTTACAGTTACGCAAGTCGCACGAGAACCCCCAGGTCAAGAAGCTCTACGAAGAATACCTGGAAAAACCTTTAGGGCACAGATCGCACGAATTGCTCCACACCACCTACGTCGCCCGCGGGTGGCGGCCGCGGGTGGAATAG
- a CDS encoding DUF3842 family protein, whose protein sequence is MQEIRNVTRIAVIDGQGGGIGRLLVEKLSRALRNRRAEILVLGTNVLATSTMLKAGANEGATGENAVVQNVAGVDIIVGTISLLVAHSMLGEFTPAMAEAVARSPAIKVLLHLNRSGVEVVGTSAEPLPHLVDMLVERVNTLVISREKSLNGKTGPIP, encoded by the coding sequence ATGCAAGAGATCAGAAATGTAACACGTATTGCCGTAATTGACGGCCAGGGGGGCGGTATCGGCAGACTCCTGGTGGAAAAGCTTTCCCGCGCCTTGCGTAATAGAAGGGCGGAAATCCTCGTTTTGGGAACGAACGTCCTGGCCACATCCACGATGCTAAAGGCCGGCGCCAACGAGGGGGCTACCGGTGAGAATGCGGTTGTGCAGAATGTTGCCGGGGTCGACATTATCGTCGGCACTATCTCCCTGCTTGTTGCGCACAGCATGTTGGGCGAATTTACTCCGGCGATGGCCGAGGCGGTGGCCAGAAGCCCCGCGATAAAAGTTCTCCTCCACCTCAACCGGTCGGGAGTCGAAGTGGTTGGTACGAGTGCCGAGCCGTTGCCCCACCTGGTGGATATGCTTGTGGAAAGAGTGAACACCCTGGTCATAAGTCGCGAAAAGTCTCTTAACGGGAAAACCGGTCCGATTCCTTAG
- a CDS encoding NAD+ synthase, whose translation MRIAVAQINPTVGDINGNTDLIVSATGRAREAAADLVVFPELAVCGYPPKDLLCRADFLDAVEAGLDRIRAATTEIAVLVGAPVRGDDGGLFNAAVLLRDRRVAGRVAKTLLPEYDVFDERRYFAPGAAQPPLTLRDLRLGVTVCEDIWNIGGVTGIPPYPVDPVKELADRGVDLFINLSASPYHLRKQRQRLEVVGAVAARYSRPVLYVNQIGGNDDLVFDGASFLTDSRGRVVLQGLSFETDFWVFSFHDINTLPVLEAKPEEGPSSVYRALVLGLADYLRKTGFRKAVVGLSGGIDSAVTAALAVAALGAENVLGVSMPSRYSSRSSLEDARELARRLGIEFRVLPIDVHFQSFLDQFNPDGRPRLDVAEENIQARLRGMILMFISNREGYLVLSTGNKSEMAVGYTTLYGDMAGGLAVLADVPKTMVYELAALVNREGEVIPPSIIRKAPSAELRPGQVDQDSLPPYPVLDGILKAYIEEGCSVSQIVKQGYAEPVVRRVVAMVDRAEYKRRQAPPGLKVTSKAFGPGRRFPIAQRWTP comes from the coding sequence ATGCGTATCGCGGTGGCCCAGATCAACCCCACGGTGGGGGATATCAACGGCAACACGGACCTGATTGTGTCCGCTACGGGGCGTGCCCGGGAGGCGGCGGCCGACCTGGTGGTTTTCCCCGAACTGGCCGTTTGCGGGTACCCACCGAAGGACCTGCTCTGCCGGGCCGATTTCCTGGACGCGGTGGAAGCAGGTCTGGACCGCATCCGCGCCGCCACCACCGAGATCGCCGTCCTGGTGGGCGCGCCGGTGCGCGGGGATGACGGCGGCTTGTTCAATGCGGCTGTGCTGCTCCGTGACCGGCGCGTGGCAGGCCGGGTAGCGAAAACCCTGCTGCCCGAATACGACGTGTTTGACGAGCGGCGGTACTTTGCCCCGGGCGCCGCGCAACCGCCGCTGACCCTGCGGGACCTCCGTCTGGGGGTGACCGTGTGCGAGGATATCTGGAATATCGGCGGCGTAACGGGCATCCCGCCCTACCCGGTCGACCCCGTGAAGGAACTGGCGGACCGGGGCGTGGACCTGTTCATAAATCTCTCCGCCTCCCCCTATCACCTGAGAAAACAGCGGCAGCGCCTGGAAGTGGTCGGCGCGGTCGCCGCCCGGTACAGCCGGCCGGTCCTGTACGTGAATCAGATCGGGGGTAACGACGATCTGGTGTTTGACGGGGCCAGTTTCCTGACCGACAGCCGGGGGCGGGTGGTGCTGCAGGGGCTGAGTTTCGAGACGGATTTCTGGGTGTTTAGCTTCCACGACATAAATACGCTCCCGGTCCTCGAGGCAAAACCGGAGGAAGGCCCGTCATCGGTTTACCGCGCTTTGGTCTTGGGCCTGGCGGACTACCTGCGGAAAACCGGGTTCCGCAAGGCGGTGGTGGGGTTGTCCGGCGGCATCGACTCGGCGGTGACCGCCGCGCTCGCCGTGGCCGCGCTGGGTGCTGAAAACGTGCTGGGAGTAAGCATGCCTTCTCGCTATTCGTCCCGGAGCAGCCTGGAAGACGCCCGTGAACTGGCGCGGCGGCTGGGTATCGAGTTCCGGGTCCTGCCGATCGACGTCCACTTCCAGTCCTTCCTGGACCAATTCAACCCGGACGGGCGGCCGCGTCTCGACGTGGCCGAGGAGAATATCCAGGCCCGCCTCCGGGGGATGATCCTCATGTTCATCTCCAACCGGGAGGGGTATCTGGTCCTGAGCACGGGCAACAAGTCCGAAATGGCCGTCGGTTACACCACCCTGTACGGTGACATGGCCGGGGGCCTGGCCGTACTGGCCGACGTGCCGAAGACGATGGTGTACGAACTGGCCGCCCTGGTCAACCGGGAGGGAGAGGTCATTCCGCCGAGTATCATCCGCAAGGCGCCCTCGGCCGAACTCCGGCCCGGGCAGGTCGATCAGGACAGTCTGCCTCCCTACCCGGTGCTGGACGGCATCCTGAAAGCCTACATCGAGGAAGGGTGTTCGGTGTCCCAGATTGTGAAACAGGGCTACGCCGAACCGGTGGTGCGGCGCGTGGTCGCCATGGTCGATCGAGCCGAATACAAGCGGCGTCAAGCCCCGCCCGGGCTCAAAGTCACTTCCAAGGCCTTCGGCCCCGGCCGGCGCTTCCCCATCGCCCAGCGCTGGACGCCGTAA
- a CDS encoding NADH-ubiquinone oxidoreductase-F iron-sulfur binding region domain-containing protein, giving the protein MVDLVKYFLEYAQRESCAECIPCRVGTKRLLEVLEKAVQGEAAENQFALVEEVGAAIGRAAKCDLGRIAGRAVADVVQYGRDELRAHLQGTCPATVEANRGWQAVVGS; this is encoded by the coding sequence ATGGTGGATTTGGTGAAGTATTTCCTGGAATATGCGCAGCGAGAGTCCTGCGCCGAATGCATCCCTTGCCGCGTTGGCACCAAACGTCTCCTGGAGGTTTTGGAGAAGGCGGTGCAAGGAGAGGCGGCCGAAAACCAGTTTGCCCTGGTAGAAGAAGTGGGTGCGGCGATCGGGCGAGCGGCGAAGTGCGATCTGGGCCGAATCGCGGGCCGAGCGGTGGCGGACGTGGTGCAATACGGGCGCGATGAGCTAAGAGCGCATCTTCAGGGCACGTGTCCGGCTACCGTGGAAGCCAACCGGGGTTGGCAGGCCGTCGTCGGTTCCTGA